The Paenibacillus uliginis N3/975 genome has a window encoding:
- a CDS encoding YheC/YheD family protein: MSKTKISVQLFRSGNLQDNDIKLGEKLIKLLRIPTEHPIQLAIGSFKQEIRVIPGIKSTVLRISPSLSSSSGLLPQSVLNVKYNAADKTLRLGPVIGVMISRYDPEDPSKPFGSISSFCMEMVNACQKLGAYVYFFTPEMIGPNPSTLEGVRYDEGWKKGPVPAPDVVNNRLPTRKLENSPSVQHFMKEVKSRLGTHIFNEKFLDKTEVFDALGSDEKLKKYLPESYSLKSYPILKKMCAAYPMVFLKPVRGSLGKGIIRISRQADGTYQTLTTSLEGIKKNSYSSLTKLYSSLSGKIKKNRYQIQQGLDLVRLHKKNVDFRALVHKNKKGKWSLTSIVARVAGGNHYVSNLARGGTLSTVKDALAMSGIPPTAKLTASNRMEKAALDIAKGIEAAIPSHFGELGIDLAVDTAGRIWLLEVNSKPSKGDNAPLNVQKVRPSAIRLVQYSHYLTGF; this comes from the coding sequence ATGTCCAAAACCAAGATATCGGTTCAACTGTTCCGCTCGGGCAATCTGCAGGATAACGATATCAAGCTTGGCGAGAAGCTGATAAAACTGCTCCGAATTCCAACAGAACACCCCATACAGCTTGCCATCGGCTCCTTCAAGCAGGAGATACGTGTCATACCTGGGATAAAATCGACTGTACTCCGTATAAGCCCTTCCCTGTCAAGCAGTTCCGGACTTCTTCCTCAATCGGTTCTGAACGTCAAATACAACGCCGCCGACAAAACACTGCGACTCGGTCCCGTAATCGGAGTTATGATAAGCCGTTATGATCCAGAGGATCCAAGCAAACCCTTCGGATCGATCTCATCATTTTGCATGGAGATGGTCAATGCCTGTCAAAAATTAGGTGCGTATGTATACTTTTTCACCCCAGAGATGATCGGTCCGAACCCGTCAACACTTGAAGGGGTACGATATGACGAGGGGTGGAAGAAGGGTCCCGTACCCGCACCGGATGTGGTCAACAACCGGCTTCCCACACGCAAATTGGAGAATAGTCCTAGCGTACAGCATTTTATGAAAGAAGTAAAATCCAGACTGGGCACTCACATTTTCAACGAGAAGTTCCTGGATAAGACGGAAGTTTTTGATGCACTGGGCTCGGATGAGAAGCTTAAGAAATACTTACCCGAATCCTATTCACTGAAAAGCTACCCTATACTCAAAAAAATGTGTGCTGCATATCCGATGGTCTTTCTAAAACCGGTTCGCGGCAGTTTAGGCAAAGGTATTATCAGAATCTCCCGCCAGGCAGACGGCACCTATCAAACCCTAACCACCTCACTTGAGGGGATTAAAAAAAATAGTTACTCGTCCCTTACTAAGCTGTACAGCAGTCTATCCGGCAAAATCAAAAAAAACCGCTATCAGATTCAACAAGGCCTGGACTTGGTCCGACTCCATAAAAAAAATGTGGACTTTCGCGCGCTCGTCCACAAAAACAAAAAAGGTAAGTGGAGTTTAACGTCTATTGTGGCCAGAGTTGCGGGAGGAAATCATTATGTATCCAATCTCGCCCGTGGAGGAACGCTGTCCACGGTTAAAGACGCGCTTGCCATGAGCGGTATCCCTCCTACCGCAAAGCTAACAGCGAGCAACCGGATGGAGAAGGCTGCACTCGATATCGCCAAAGGCATTGAAGCAGCGATTCCTTCACACTTCGGAGAGCTTGGGATTGATTTAGCGGTGGATACTGCAGGACGAATCTGGCTTCTTGAAGTCAACTCCAAGCCGTCCAAGGGCGACAATGCTCCGCTCAATGTTCAGAAGGTCCGTCCATCAGCGATTCGCCTTGTCCAATACAGCCATTACTTGACTGGCTTTTAA
- a CDS encoding DUF445 family protein → MPDWLFILVNVGVAAFVGGITNHFAIKMLFHPREEIRIRGWRLPFTPGLIPKRKEEIAESLGKVVSDYLVTSEGLQEMIRKPLFRTRAEDAVNRKLKLLSESEQTLGDLALKLWSPEEWQQLKDRAVLTAQSVTARGVTAVWSDYGLEDKPLKDLIPGWSEETRQRWSEVAAEALLKELGDTLLSSDGQRLLKEMASAMMDKAGGFLGTMAAIFVDEDKLVQKLTPMLIGQLEGKKVRQTIVSVVSGKLEQYGEMSLGRVVEAAAGELGPGLITRKLEETIPWKAWIERLENVRITDFITPRLPAIEGALPGLIDKGLRMLEDAVPAAMKAVDLPNLVQEQVEKFPVERLEEVILSVSGREFRAITWLGVLLGGLIGMFQSFITLLWR, encoded by the coding sequence ATGCCGGACTGGCTGTTTATATTAGTGAACGTGGGGGTGGCTGCGTTTGTCGGCGGCATTACGAACCATTTTGCAATTAAAATGCTCTTCCATCCTCGTGAAGAAATTCGTATACGCGGATGGAGGCTGCCTTTTACGCCTGGACTGATTCCGAAGCGGAAGGAAGAGATTGCGGAATCTCTCGGTAAAGTGGTATCCGATTATCTGGTGACGAGTGAAGGGCTTCAAGAAATGATTCGCAAACCACTTTTTCGTACAAGGGCGGAGGATGCGGTAAACCGGAAGTTGAAGTTGCTTTCGGAGAGCGAGCAGACACTGGGCGATCTGGCATTGAAATTGTGGAGCCCGGAAGAGTGGCAGCAGTTGAAAGATCGTGCTGTTCTGACGGCTCAATCGGTAACGGCCCGCGGGGTGACCGCAGTCTGGTCCGATTATGGCTTAGAAGACAAACCGCTGAAGGATCTGATTCCCGGCTGGTCCGAGGAAACCCGGCAGCGCTGGAGTGAGGTGGCTGCCGAAGCGCTATTAAAGGAGCTTGGGGATACGCTGTTGTCATCGGACGGCCAACGTTTGCTTAAAGAAATGGCTTCTGCGATGATGGATAAGGCAGGGGGATTTCTCGGCACGATGGCCGCTATTTTTGTGGATGAGGACAAGCTGGTTCAGAAATTGACGCCGATGCTGATCGGTCAGCTGGAAGGAAAGAAGGTTCGCCAGACGATCGTTTCTGTTGTATCAGGTAAGCTGGAGCAATATGGAGAAATGTCTCTTGGCCGTGTGGTGGAGGCTGCAGCCGGAGAACTTGGTCCAGGTTTGATTACGCGAAAGCTTGAAGAAACGATTCCGTGGAAAGCATGGATTGAGCGTCTGGAGAATGTCCGGATCACGGATTTCATCACACCCCGGCTTCCTGCGATCGAGGGTGCACTGCCAGGCTTGATCGATAAAGGACTCCGAATGCTTGAGGACGCCGTTCCGGCAGCAATGAAGGCAGTAGATCTGCCAAACCTGGTACAGGAGCAGGTAGAGAAATTTCCGGTTGAACGTCTTGAAGAAGTCATATTGAGCGTATCGGGCCGGGAATTCCGGGCTATAACCTGGCTTGGGGTTCTGCTGGGCGGGCTTATCGGAATGTTTCAGTCGTTCATTACCTTGCTGTGGAGATAA
- a CDS encoding YheC/YheD family protein: MPSDYIGTLGVMVCRRTGSPPFAEKEYLRELCLASSCLGITVFVFFPEDKPDSVKLNHLISGYTYRRGGWEKRNFPVPDIIYDRCLFKNTDETSSAAAFLSDLPDGRWSMWSRGLPGKIRVYNLLKREQCLSPYLPHTLSYNGSESLNQALSLFDGKLFLKPSGGSHGKHTLYVHCTGNEETVLQGRDRSNSIFKMTLPTGELSSWVKKFTGRRRFIIQPYLKLTSCAGKPYDVRVLVQKNARGRWATTGMAVRQGPAEGMTSNLHGGGTALPVPSFLESQFSAPVSDNIIACINQLSDLIPPILEGGFGRLGELGIDFGIDCFGKVWLLEVNSKPGRRAFRQTGDIPAAKLSVENPLRYARYLLLRQLRRVNT, from the coding sequence ATGCCCTCTGATTACATTGGAACACTCGGTGTCATGGTATGCCGGAGAACAGGATCACCTCCATTCGCGGAAAAGGAATACCTTCGCGAATTGTGCCTGGCCTCTTCCTGCCTCGGCATTACCGTATTTGTGTTTTTCCCGGAGGATAAACCAGATTCAGTTAAGCTGAATCACCTAATCTCAGGCTATACCTACAGACGCGGAGGCTGGGAAAAGAGAAACTTTCCTGTCCCGGACATTATATACGACCGCTGCCTATTTAAGAACACTGATGAAACTTCTTCCGCTGCGGCGTTCCTGAGTGATCTGCCTGACGGCCGTTGGTCTATGTGGTCACGGGGATTGCCCGGAAAAATCCGTGTGTATAATCTTCTAAAGCGTGAACAGTGCCTCTCGCCTTATCTCCCACATACCCTAAGCTATAACGGGAGTGAATCATTAAATCAGGCTTTATCCTTGTTTGACGGGAAGCTGTTTCTGAAACCAAGCGGAGGCTCCCATGGCAAACATACCCTCTATGTGCATTGTACTGGTAATGAAGAAACCGTATTACAAGGAAGAGACCGATCGAACTCGATATTCAAGATGACTTTACCAACCGGTGAACTATCATCCTGGGTAAAAAAGTTCACCGGACGCCGCCGTTTTATCATTCAGCCATATTTAAAGTTAACCAGTTGCGCTGGCAAACCCTATGATGTCAGAGTATTGGTTCAAAAAAATGCACGGGGCCGTTGGGCTACAACAGGGATGGCCGTTCGCCAGGGTCCGGCCGAAGGAATGACCTCCAACCTTCATGGCGGGGGCACGGCGTTACCCGTCCCTTCCTTTCTAGAATCTCAGTTCAGCGCTCCCGTGTCCGACAATATCATCGCCTGTATCAACCAACTGAGCGACCTCATCCCCCCCATTCTTGAAGGCGGATTTGGCCGTCTGGGCGAACTCGGCATCGATTTCGGAATAGACTGTTTCGGAAAGGTATGGCTGCTTGAGGTCAATTCAAAACCGGGGCGGCGCGCATTCAGGCAAACAGGGGACATTCCGGCAGCAAAGCTGTCAGTGGAGAACCCCCTTCGTTATGCACGTTATTTATTGCTTCGACAACTTAGGAGGGTTAATACATGA
- a CDS encoding YlbF family regulator, producing the protein MNIYDKANDLARAMKESQEVQEITSAMKLIEADPESKQMLDSFRERQMEVQQRIMTGDMPSQEEMEKMEKLFEVLSLNLNIRRLFDAERRLSIIIEDVNKIISDSLQHLYGSTQS; encoded by the coding sequence ATGAATATTTATGACAAGGCGAATGATTTGGCTAGAGCGATGAAGGAAAGTCAAGAAGTACAGGAAATTACCTCTGCAATGAAACTGATTGAAGCTGATCCAGAAAGCAAGCAGATGCTGGATAGCTTCCGTGAGCGTCAGATGGAAGTGCAGCAGCGAATCATGACCGGCGATATGCCTTCACAGGAAGAGATGGAAAAGATGGAGAAGCTGTTTGAAGTGCTGAGTCTTAACCTGAACATCCGCCGTTTGTTTGATGCGGAGCGTCGTTTGAGCATTATTATTGAGGACGTGAACAAAATTATATCAGACAGTCTTCAGCATTTGTATGGGTCAACTCAATCATAA